A window of Chlorobium phaeobacteroides DSM 266 genomic DNA:
TGTCGGTCATTGCCAGAAGGGTGGTTGGGAGCTGGATGATCGGAATGCCTCTATAGTAGCTTGCGGCGATAAATCCGCCGAGGTCTCCGACAACGCCTCCTCCAACGGCAAGCAGGTTCCAGCTACGGTCGACATCGGCCAGGATCATCTTTCCGTAGAGCTTGTTGGCGGTATTGAAACTCTTGGATGTTTCCTTTGCAGGAACTACCAGATCAAGCCATTGAAAACCTTGTTCGGTGAGGAGGTCGAGCAGCTCGGAGCCGAAAAGATTACGGGTGTTTTCATCAAACAGCACGACGGTTTTTTTTGAAAGACCGTTTTTGCTGAAGAGCTCTCCGAGATGTCGGGTGACCGGTGTCTTGACTATGATGGTGTTCACGAATAACGTTGCTTTGGGTTTATTTCGCCCTTGAATTTCCGGTTGTTTTTCTTACATACCGGTTTATTTTTCGGGTAAGTTCTTCGACCGTTGAACCTATTCTTCCGGTATCGGTTTGAACGGTAATTGTTGCGCTGTTGTACCTTGGTTCCCGACGGGCAAGGAGTTCTCTTATTTTCTGTTCAATCTCTCCGTTTGAGAGCTTGCCACCCTGTTCACTCTTCAGGAGCGGTCGGTCGGTTTTATGGCAGAGCCTTTTTGTCAGGGTTCCTGAACCTGATTTCAGATAAACCAGTGTGCCCTTTTCCTTGATTAACGTATAGCACTCATTGCTTTCAAGCGCTCCGCCTCCAAGCGAGACGATAAGCTCTTCTCTGTTGGTCACTGTTTTCAGTGTGTCAAGTTCAAGTTTTCTGAAGTATGATTCGCCCTCTTCGGCAAAAATTCTCGATACCGACTTACCGGTAATTGCTTCAATGGCCTGATCGAGATCAATAAAGTCGTAACCAAGAGAGTTCGCCAGTAGCGGACCAATGGTGGATTTGCCAGATCCGCTGAATCCGGTTAAAAAGATGAGAGAGTGATGTTTCATGGCCCATGATGCCCTGAAAAATGACCGGGAACGTTACGGTTACAAAAAATTATTCGCTATAAGCTCTGCGCCAAATATAGTAAAAAAGCTCAATCAAAGAGATTTCCGGCTGGTTTTTCATGGGGTTTCTGTGCATTCAGCAAGCCTTCTCGAAAGGTTGGTCAGGCGCTGGTTCGCTCTATGGTTCCCTACAGCAGTTGCAAGTGCTTTAGGCTGACCGATGATGACAACGAGTTTTTTGCCTCGTGTTACCGCTGTGTAGAGCAGATTTCTTTCAAGCAGCGTGAAGTGCTGCATGGCAAGCGGTATGACGACAGCCGGGTATTCTGATCCCTGACTTTTGTGGATGCTGGTGGCGTAGGCAAGAGCTATTTCATCGAGTTCCGAAAACTCATAGGTAATCACCCGACGGTCGTATTCAACAGAGAGGACTCCTTCATCGGTATTTATTGATACGACAAGACCGATATCGCCATTAAAAATCTCCTTGTCATAGTTGTTTACCATCTGGATAACCTTGTCGCCGGGCGAGAATGTCGTTCCGAACCGGTTAATCTGCGGCATCGACTCCTTGTTGAGCGCCTGTTGCAGTTCGATATTGAGCGAGCGTGATCCAAGTCCGCCCCGGTTCATCGGCGTCAGTACCTGAATGTCTCTTACAGGGTGAAAGCCGAATCGTTTAGGAATGCGTTCTGTGACCATGGTGAGCAGTTTTCTATGAATATCCTCTGGCGTTGTCGATGCAATGAAGTAGAAGTCGGTCAGCGCATCGCCATCAGCATTCGTCGGTATTTTTCCCTGGTTGATCTGGTGCGCATTGATAATAATGCTCGATTCCGCAGCCTGCCGGAAGATTTCTGTCAATCGTACTGTTGGTATAACTCCTGAAGTGATGATATCCGAAAGCACCGCGCCGGGTCCGACAGAGGGCAATTGATCGACATCCCCGACCAGAAGCAGTGCCGCTTTGTCGGGAATGGCCAGAAGCAGTTTGTTCATGAGAATCACGTCAACCATCGATGTTTCATCCACGACAACAAGGTTTGTATCGAGCTTGTTGCCTTCGCCACGTTTGAAGTTGAACAGTATCGGATCAAATTCAAGCAGCCGGTGGATCGTCTTTGCCTCAAGTCCGGTTGATTCCGACAGGCGTTTTGCTGCGCGTCCGGTTGGAGCGCAAAGCGAGACCTTCACATTCAGGGAGCTGATAATGGAAAGAATAACGTTGACCAGCGTTGTTTTTCCCACACCGGGCCCGCCGGTTATGACGGAAACCTTGCTTTTCAGTACCAGAGCCACCGCCTCTTTCTGGGAAGGGGAGAGCAGCAGGCCTGTTTTTTGCTCAACCGAACCAATGCTCTGATCGGGATTGACCTCTTTCCATGGAAGGGGGCCCTCCATCAGGCGGTGAAGCCCTGAGGCAACTCCCCGTTCGGCGCGGTAGAGCGGAGCAATGTAGAGGCACTGTCGGCCGTCGATCTCTTCACACAAAAGATGTTTTTTTTCTGTCTGCTGTTTTACTGCCTCGGTGACAATATCGACTTCAACAGCAAGCATGGCTGCCGATTCGGCAATAAGTCGTTCTGCCGGTACGGCACAGTGCCCTTCGGTGGCAAGTTCCTGCAACATGTGGCGTACGCCCGCTTCAGCCCTGATCAGAGAGTCCTGAGAGATGCCGAGTTTATCGGCTATGGTGTCGGCGGTGAGAAACCCGACTCCCTCGATATCGAGCGAAAGGCGGTAGGGATTTTCCGTTACGAGGCGGATGGCATCTTCCCTGTATGTCTTGTATATCCGGAAGGCTCTTGCTACGCCAACGCCGTGCGACTGCAGAAAAACCATGATGTCGCGAATGGCTTTTTGTTCGGCCCACGATTTTGTGATAATGTCGAGGCGTTTTTTTCCGATGCCGGGAATGTCGAGTAACTTTTCCGGGGTGTTTTCAATAACATCGAGTACTCTTGCGCCGAACTCCCTGACAAGCGTTTTTGCATAAAAAGCGCCAATACCGCGCACCATCCCCGATGCAAGATATTTCTCGATTCCTGAAGCGGTTGTTGGCGGAATAACCGTGATGTGCTCAGCCTTGAACTGGAGCCCGTGTACCCGGTCGTTATGCCATATGCCCTGGCACTCTACAAACTCACCGGGAGAGATTGCCGGTGAAGTTCCCACCACCGATACGAGGTCGCGGTTGCCTTTCACCCGAACCTTCAGAACGCTGAATCCGGACTCCTCGCTGTAAAAGGTTACCCGCTCGACAGAGCCGGAAATCCTTTCATGCTTTGGCGCGGGAGTCGTTTTTTCTGGCATTGCTGTTTGGTCGTATGTATGGACGCTCTCTGCAGCGGCTGTTTTATAGGAGGTCGCTGCTTTTAAAACTATATCATGGTAACAAAATATTCTTTCTGCAGCCTCTTTTCCTGATGATTTCCTCCATTTTCCGGGTCAAGGTACAACGAAGCCTGAAAGCTTTCATGCTTTTGCCGAACCTTGTTTGTGCAACAGGCTGAAAAACAATAGATTCACAAAAAACTGTCAAAAGAGCGATGAAAAAGCTTTACATCATCAAAGCCGGTTCGACCTTCGCTTCCACGATTGCGGAGCTTGGCGATTTCGAAGCGTGGATTATTCGGGCGCTTGGAACGCTATCAATTCCCGTTGAGGTGGTAAATGCGGTGCATGGCGAACCGCTTCCGCTGCCCGACGAGTGCTGCGGTGTGCTTGTTACCGGTTCACATGCCATGGTTACCCAAAACCTCCCGTGGAGCGTCGGGATCGAATCGTGGATTCCTCTGCTGGTCGGAGCAGGGGTTCCGTTTCTGGGTATCTGTTACGGCCACCAGCTTCTCGGAAGGGCTATGGGAGGAAAGGTCGGCTACCATCCAAAAGGCAGCGAAACCGGTACGGTTACGCTTACCCTTACGACGGAAGCGGGTGACGATCTACTTTTTCAGCATATCCCTTCAACCTTCAGGGCTCATGCAACTCATGCTCAGAGTGTGCTGGAGCTGCCGCCCGGCGCGGTCACTCTTGCCCGGAATGCGCACGATCCGCACCATGCGTTTCGCGTCGGAACCGCTGCATGGGGTGTGCAGTTTCATCCCGAATACACCGCAGCCGTGATGCAGGCCTACATCAATGCCGATTGTGATTCACTTTCCCGTAGCGGCTGCGATGTGTCTGCACTGCTCCGGGAGGTAACGCATACTCCTGAAGCATCAGGCATTCTCCGCAAGTTTGCCGTCCATGTCGAACGATCTTGCACCGCTGAAGGGTAGCAGCGAGCAATACCCTGTTCCGTTTATGCGTGTTAACTTCGGTCAAGTAGCGCAACAGGTAAACGATTCAAAGAAAAATAACTCAAACAACTCCCTTTTTTGGGTTCAAAAGCTCAACAGGCAATCTTCTGAGTCCAGAGCTAAGCCCTATCCAGCGCCATGCCTCTTCTGACGCTGAGAGCAGTTTCTGTGCTTTGCCATCCCATGCAGCGCTTTGGTTTTGAGGCAAGTGTATCATTGTCGAGATGCATGATCCGGACTCAGCATCCCAGAGCTTCAGGGTATTATCATAAGATCCGGAAAGGATATACTTGTTGTCGTGGCTCAGTGCGCAGGAAAATACTGCTCCCGAATGACCTGTGAGCGTCGAGATGCATGATCCGGACTCAGCATCCCAGAGCTTCAGTGTCTTATCAGAAGATCCGGAAAGGATATACTTGTTGTCGTGGCTCAGTGCGCAGGAAAATACTGCTCCCGAATGACCTGTGAGCGTCGAGATGCATGATCCGGACTCAGCATCCCAGAGCTTCAGGGTATTATCAGAAGATCCGGAAAGGATATACTTGTTGTCGTGGCTCAGTGCGCAGGTTCTTATCAAGTCCGAATGACCTGTGAGCGTCGAGATGCATGATCCGGACTCAGCATCCCAGAGCTTCAGGGTATTATCATCAGATCCGGAAAGGATATACTTGTTGTCGTGGCTCAGTGCGCAGGTTCTTATCCAGTCCGAATGACCTGTGAGCGTCGAGATGCATGATCCGGACTCAGCATCCCAGAGCTTCAGGGTATTATCATAAGATCCGGAAAGGATATACTTGTTGTCGTGGCTCAGTGCGCAGGAAACTACTGCTCCCGAATGACCTGTGAGCGTCGAGATGCATGAGCCGGACTCAGCATCCCAGAGCTTCAGGGTATTATCATAAGATCCGGAAAGGATATACTTGTTGTCGTGGCTCAGTGCGCAGGAAACTACTGCTCCCGAATGACCTGTGAGCGTCGAGATGCATGATCCGGACTCAGCATCCCAGAGCTTCAGGGTATTATCATAAGATCCGGAAAGGATATACTTGTTGTCGTGGCTCAGTGCGCAGGAAACTACTGCTCCCGAATGACCTGTGAGCGTCGAGATGCATGATCCGGACTCAGCATCCCAGAGCTTCAGTGTCTTATCAGAAGATCCGGAAAGGATATACTTGTTGTCGTGGCTCAGTGCGCAGGTTCTTATCCAGTCCGAATGACCTGTGAGCGTCGAGATGCATGATCCGGACTCAGCATCCCAGAGCTTCAGGGTATTATCATCAGATCCGGAAAGGATATACTTGTTGTCGTGGCTCAGTGCGCAGGAAACTACTGCTCCCGAATGACCTGTGAGCGTCGAGATGCATGATCCGGACTCAGCATCCCAGAGCTTCAGGGTATTATCATAAGATCCGGAAAGGATATACTTGTTGTCGTGGCTCAGTGCGCAGGAAACTACTGCTCCCGAATGACCTGTGAGCGTCGAGATGCATGATCCGGACTCAGCATCCCAGAGCTTCAGTGTCTTATCAGAAGATCCGGAAAGGATATACTTGTTGTCGTGGCTCAGTGCGCAGGTTCTTATCCAGTCCGAATGACCTGTGAGCGTCGAGATGCATGATCCGGACTCAGCATCCCAGAGCTTCAGTGTCTTATCAGAAGATCCGGAAAGGATATACTTGTTGTCGTGGCTCAGTGCGCAGGAAAATACTGCTCCCGAATGACCTGTGAGCGTCGAGATGCATGATCCGGACTCAGCATCCCAGAGCTTCAGTGTCTTATCAGAAGATCCGGAAAGGATATACTTGTTGTCGTGGCTCAGTGCGCAGGTTCTTATCCAGTCCGAATGACCTGTGAGCGTCGAGATGCATGATCCGGACTCAGCATCCCAGAGCTTCAGGGTATTATCATCAGATCCGGAAAGGATATACTTGTTGTCGTGGCTCAGTGCGCAGGAAAATACTGCTCCCGAATGTCCGGTAAACGAATCAATGTTGTAGGTATCCGGTACGGCGGTGTTTTCTGTTCCTATGCAGGAAGCCATGGCGATTTCAGGAACTGCTTTGAGTTTTTTACTGCCTGTAACGTTACATGCAACAAAAGAGGCAAGCCTGAGATTGGCCGACAACCACTCTGTATCCTGCAGGTTGGAGTTTCGCCAGACAGTTCCGGTTGCTTCCGCATCGGAAAAGTCAGCGCCGCCTGCATTGCATGACAGAAATTCCGCATTGATAAGGCAGCTTTTTCTGAATGTTGATCTGGCAAGTATGGTACGTTTAAATTGTGTTCCCTTCAGCGCCGCGAAGTCGAAACAGGCCTTACCAAGATTCAGGTTGCCGATCCGCCACCCTGAAAGCTCCGCATGTTCAAGATGAATAGTGCCGGGGTTTGGTTCCTTAATTCCTCTTTCATGCAGCTTTATCCAGAGGGCAAGAGAGAGTTCCGACAGCTCTTTCCGGTAACGGTTTCCAAGTATTCGCTCAATGGCCTTGATGGAGCTGCCGAGCAACCGTTCATCAAGGGCGAGCATTTCGACTGAGAAGTTCAGCGTCTCGTTTGAAGGCAGAGGGATTGCAAGCGATTCATCTTGCCTCTCCGGTGAGGTGAGGGCATCAAGCAGGTGCCCGGCAAGGAAATACTCCTGCAGTGAGGTGTGGGCAAAGGAGAACTCCTGATCCTGTTCACGGATAATAAAGGTTGCAGTGCGAAGGTCTTTTTTCAGGGTTTCGCGGTTCATGTTGCTGTATGCATCCTTGATGACCGGGTGGTGAAAGAGCCAGGTATCGAGCCACTCTTCAAGCTCTTCCGCACTGAGTCCCCCTCCGCTTCTCCGATGCAGCTCAAAGGCAAGCGCCTTCATAAGTCGTTTTTTATGCGCAACACTGAACTCGTGCTTTCCCTCATCCCTCCGGAGCCAGTTTTCAATGGTCAGTTCATAGAGCCGTGCAGTGTTGATGGCTTTTCCCTCCTGTTGCAGCCGCTCAAGATCCGGGATGAACCCGGTAATCAGCGAAAGTGCATAGGGTCTGCCGGCAAGCTCCTTGAGGTTGTGCACCTCTTCAAGCAGTCCGATGATTCTCTCGATCTCTTCATCATCGCTGCCCAGGTTTTTTTTGAGGTACTCCCTGATCTGGCTGTCGTCAAACGGCAACAGGGTGCATGAGCGGTACTCGGCAGAGGAACGCCCCTCCCGGTCTCTTCCGAGAAAAAGGCTGTTCTGTTCAAAGATATCCCTGAAGTAGTGGGTGCGGCAGCTTATCAGCACCTTGCCCTGATGATCCTCACCTTTTTTATCTCTGATCTCCCTGATACTCCAGAGTTCGGCGACAAACCGGCTGGTCTCTTCCGGGGTAAAATGCACCGTCTTTTCATCGAGGCCATCGTAGATGATCATCGCCTTGTTTTGACGCACCAACTGAATGATGTGCTCCGGCGTCACCATGGAGCGGTCAAGAGGATCTTTGGTATTTTCAATCGCCTCCTGGAGAATATCGGTCAGTTTGGGGCTCTTCTTTTCAGCTCCGACACGGGTTGACACCATCCGTAAATCGATATAGATACAGAGCGGGCAGGTGTCGGGTTCTTTCTCGTGGAGGGCGATAAGCTCTCTGGTGAGCATTCTGCAGGTGAAGGTTTTGCCGGTTCCGAAGTCGCCAAGCAGGGCAAAGTATGGTACGTCGGAGTCAAGCGCCCAGCTTTTGAGATAGTCAAGGGCAATAACGGTATCGCCTTTTTTGCTGTCATCCGGGTTGTGAGAGATTTGAGAGGGAGTGCCATCTCCACAGACGAACTTCTCCTCCTTATAGTTTGGTGCCCTGTATTTCAGGAGTCTGTCGGAGAAGCTCCCGAGCGGATCACAACAGATCAATTCGCTCTCTTCTGCTGTTTTTTCTGTGCAGCGCTGTTTTTTGACCCGATTTTCAATCTGAACGGCAAGTTCGTTAATAAAGCGGGTGCGATTGTTCTCTCTTACCTCAGTGAATGATTTGCTGCCGTTG
This region includes:
- a CDS encoding glutamine amidotransferase translates to MKKLYIIKAGSTFASTIAELGDFEAWIIRALGTLSIPVEVVNAVHGEPLPLPDECCGVLVTGSHAMVTQNLPWSVGIESWIPLLVGAGVPFLGICYGHQLLGRAMGGKVGYHPKGSETGTVTLTLTTEAGDDLLFQHIPSTFRAHATHAQSVLELPPGAVTLARNAHDPHHAFRVGTAAWGVQFHPEYTAAVMQAYINADCDSLSRSGCDVSALLREVTHTPEASGILRKFAVHVERSCTAEG
- a CDS encoding shikimate kinase, whose protein sequence is MKHHSLIFLTGFSGSGKSTIGPLLANSLGYDFIDLDQAIEAITGKSVSRIFAEEGESYFRKLELDTLKTVTNREELIVSLGGGALESNECYTLIKEKGTLVYLKSGSGTLTKRLCHKTDRPLLKSEQGGKLSNGEIEQKIRELLARREPRYNSATITVQTDTGRIGSTVEELTRKINRYVRKTTGNSRAK
- the recD2 gene encoding SF1B family DNA helicase RecD2; translated protein: MPEKTTPAPKHERISGSVERVTFYSEESGFSVLKVRVKGNRDLVSVVGTSPAISPGEFVECQGIWHNDRVHGLQFKAEHITVIPPTTASGIEKYLASGMVRGIGAFYAKTLVREFGARVLDVIENTPEKLLDIPGIGKKRLDIITKSWAEQKAIRDIMVFLQSHGVGVARAFRIYKTYREDAIRLVTENPYRLSLDIEGVGFLTADTIADKLGISQDSLIRAEAGVRHMLQELATEGHCAVPAERLIAESAAMLAVEVDIVTEAVKQQTEKKHLLCEEIDGRQCLYIAPLYRAERGVASGLHRLMEGPLPWKEVNPDQSIGSVEQKTGLLLSPSQKEAVALVLKSKVSVITGGPGVGKTTLVNVILSIISSLNVKVSLCAPTGRAAKRLSESTGLEAKTIHRLLEFDPILFNFKRGEGNKLDTNLVVVDETSMVDVILMNKLLLAIPDKAALLLVGDVDQLPSVGPGAVLSDIITSGVIPTVRLTEIFRQAAESSIIINAHQINQGKIPTNADGDALTDFYFIASTTPEDIHRKLLTMVTERIPKRFGFHPVRDIQVLTPMNRGGLGSRSLNIELQQALNKESMPQINRFGTTFSPGDKVIQMVNNYDKEIFNGDIGLVVSINTDEGVLSVEYDRRVITYEFSELDEIALAYATSIHKSQGSEYPAVVIPLAMQHFTLLERNLLYTAVTRGKKLVVIIGQPKALATAVGNHRANQRLTNLSRRLAECTETP
- a CDS encoding ATP-binding protein, with translation MHQNPFYLRVLPIDAPFCGRKNELLELLSHAKANSNVVLYSPRRYGKTSLVKRVQNRLDELGFITIYIDISDASSSEDVASMIARGIYSSLAKEQSVLSKVTGIIRNWRPVFSPDPSASGSVSMTVQPVSQKTGLSLLEETMDSFSRLLQDRRDQFNIVIDEFQEITAFRDGSRIEALLRKHIQQQTNCSYFFLGSKRRMLLDMFNQNDRPFYKSSINLELPALADDEAADFIIRQFNRGGKECPVDIAKEIATITEGYPYYIQRLSYALFQVSPNEDILPENLRAALRKMLAEEENNFTGMEKALAPGQKPLLKALAADPTESLFSADYQQKHRLRTLSSIQNGLKKLESLDYVEKDSEGVYRLTDPIFALWINSKNSDTLSSGAITFQGVGNRSIGQTRKEENVGNALKRGYSEITGYRSEEAVEIKAELPEPVGADDNKPRVDIFFSYAHGDSAIKESFFDKIRARLKTSKSFRFSFSSDRDILIGEKWHDEIQEMIKRCDFGLLLLSTSFLGSDYIEEYELPKLLDKCLPVALDILDLERQNLKGLNEKQIFFFNGSKSFTEVRENNRTRFINELAVQIENRVKKQRCTEKTAEESELICCDPLGSFSDRLLKYRAPNYKEEKFVCGDGTPSQISHNPDDSKKGDTVIALDYLKSWALDSDVPYFALLGDFGTGKTFTCRMLTRELIALHEKEPDTCPLCIYIDLRMVSTRVGAEKKSPKLTDILQEAIENTKDPLDRSMVTPEHIIQLVRQNKAMIIYDGLDEKTVHFTPEETSRFVAELWSIREIRDKKGEDHQGKVLISCRTHYFRDIFEQNSLFLGRDREGRSSAEYRSCTLLPFDDSQIREYLKKNLGSDDEEIERIIGLLEEVHNLKELAGRPYALSLITGFIPDLERLQQEGKAINTARLYELTIENWLRRDEGKHEFSVAHKKRLMKALAFELHRRSGGGLSAEELEEWLDTWLFHHPVIKDAYSNMNRETLKKDLRTATFIIREQDQEFSFAHTSLQEYFLAGHLLDALTSPERQDESLAIPLPSNETLNFSVEMLALDERLLGSSIKAIERILGNRYRKELSELSLALWIKLHERGIKEPNPGTIHLEHAELSGWRIGNLNLGKACFDFAALKGTQFKRTILARSTFRKSCLINAEFLSCNAGGADFSDAEATGTVWRNSNLQDTEWLSANLRLASFVACNVTGSKKLKAVPEIAMASCIGTENTAVPDTYNIDSFTGHSGAVFSCALSHDNKYILSGSDDNTLKLWDAESGSCISTLTGHSDWIRTCALSHDNKYILSGSSDKTLKLWDAESGSCISTLTGHSGAVFSCALSHDNKYILSGSSDKTLKLWDAESGSCISTLTGHSDWIRTCALSHDNKYILSGSSDKTLKLWDAESGSCISTLTGHSGAVVSCALSHDNKYILSGSYDNTLKLWDAESGSCISTLTGHSGAVVSCALSHDNKYILSGSDDNTLKLWDAESGSCISTLTGHSDWIRTCALSHDNKYILSGSSDKTLKLWDAESGSCISTLTGHSGAVVSCALSHDNKYILSGSYDNTLKLWDAESGSCISTLTGHSGAVVSCALSHDNKYILSGSYDNTLKLWDAESGSCISTLTGHSGAVVSCALSHDNKYILSGSYDNTLKLWDAESGSCISTLTGHSDWIRTCALSHDNKYILSGSDDNTLKLWDAESGSCISTLTGHSDLIRTCALSHDNKYILSGSSDNTLKLWDAESGSCISTLTGHSGAVFSCALSHDNKYILSGSSDKTLKLWDAESGSCISTLTGHSGAVFSCALSHDNKYILSGSYDNTLKLWDAESGSCISTMIHLPQNQSAAWDGKAQKLLSASEEAWRWIGLSSGLRRLPVELLNPKKGVV